A single region of the Selenomonas sp. oral taxon 920 genome encodes:
- a CDS encoding MTAP family purine nucleoside phosphorylase, whose translation MAEQQVPAAGYAIIGGSGTLSSDFPRASMAADVEILADGLHFATPYGESPAFRLFSVAGRRVLTCRMHGWRSGVTRADASRQVFWVLRQAGVRRILSEGGVGTVNPLLDPRDFLIPDDYLDMSVRKDVMLDGRYLLVMRDALCAELRTALIEETRKRYTGRIFDRGIYAVTDGRHFESPAEIAMLKGHADIVGQSLAPEVYLAREIGACYAGLYFVVNYGEGIRPWSHDTLTQIFYDDAPMIGDILLAAIRSVPAEESACECRSLRKETLLKDVYNAESDKG comes from the coding sequence ATGGCAGAGCAACAGGTTCCTGCGGCGGGATATGCCATCATCGGCGGCTCGGGGACGCTGTCGAGCGATTTCCCGCGCGCCTCGATGGCGGCGGATGTGGAGATCCTCGCGGACGGGCTGCACTTTGCAACACCCTACGGCGAGAGTCCTGCGTTCCGCCTCTTCTCCGTCGCGGGACGGCGCGTGCTGACCTGCCGTATGCACGGCTGGCGCAGCGGCGTGACGCGCGCGGATGCCTCGCGGCAGGTGTTCTGGGTGCTGCGGCAGGCGGGCGTGCGGCGCATTCTCTCCGAGGGCGGCGTCGGGACGGTGAACCCACTGCTCGACCCGCGCGACTTCCTCATCCCCGACGATTACCTTGATATGTCCGTGCGCAAGGATGTCATGCTCGACGGGCGCTATCTGCTCGTGATGCGGGATGCGCTCTGCGCGGAACTTCGCACGGCGCTAATTGAGGAAACGAGGAAGCGCTATACGGGGCGCATCTTTGACCGCGGCATCTACGCCGTCACTGACGGGCGGCATTTCGAGAGTCCTGCCGAGATCGCGATGCTGAAAGGGCACGCGGACATCGTGGGGCAGAGCCTCGCGCCCGAGGTCTACCTTGCGCGCGAGATCGGCGCGTGCTATGCGGGGCTGTATTTCGTCGTCAACTACGGCGAGGGCATCCGCCCGTGGTCACACGACACGCTCACGCAGATTTTCTACGACGATGCTCCCATGATCGGCGACATCCTGCTCGCCGCCATCCGCAGCGTTCCCGCCGAGGAGAGCGCCTGCGAATGCCGCAGCCTGCGCAAGGAGACACTGCTCAAGGACGTCTACAACGCAGAGTCGGATAAGGGTTGA
- a CDS encoding DEAD/DEAH box helicase family protein, whose amino-acid sequence MKCEYIDFPAAGEVHPIPGSNARHPYRHQLDAIRALDRMDEENASYSTLVVLPTGGGKTYTASTWLLRHALDKRKKILWLAHRQTLLDQAAESFQKFAYAAEIPHISSFRYRIVSGSSNHDKTINIDPKDDLLIISKDSIGRETNLARLAPWLAGEDEIFLVVDEAHHSTAKTYRRVIDFVKEKVEHVKLIGLTATPFRTAENEQGLLARIYKDGMSGGKSKKNDIGIAYKIDLKELINRQILSHPHFETYYTDEEYGKDLGLEALESIQNLDTLSPELSQSIAESGPRNKLIVDTYLKKADEYGQTIVFAVSIDHAIALAKLFNKAGIKAEYIVSSIKDMGTGVTISAKENDRKLEAFRSGDVEVLVNVNILTEGVDLPMTKTVFLARPTVSTILMTQMIGRALRGEKAGGTNIAYIVSFVDNWNEHIAWVSPDTIFVGDSEWPPKDSPEYKKQQIRWIAISKIEEFAAVLNDAIDTTQLEAVSFWELIPVGMYAFQYINEEGVDFSYQVMVYNSTQDAYEEMMQALPVLFEGIHTDDEYLSDDALNKLEAECKKRFFHRDMVPPYDPRDVRHILTYYAQKESEPKFYTFDQVDRSKLDVPAIAKYIWDEDLGQKKTKEYLDQLWEGIDDNLLQLFFGKKIYFLNRVRIELMKLTDPDIYASKSNVTYDQITLEDLPLDKIKEFDPALEKELREGAFAKAKVPSGYVCAHCGNVFPDRRYLNVDHIIPMNQGGLSVPENLQILCRSCNAKKGDRLEGKY is encoded by the coding sequence ATGAAGTGCGAATACATCGACTTTCCGGCAGCAGGAGAAGTGCATCCAATTCCTGGGAGTAATGCCCGGCATCCGTATCGTCACCAGTTGGATGCGATCCGCGCCCTTGATCGTATGGATGAAGAAAATGCCAGTTATAGTACCCTTGTGGTGCTTCCCACAGGAGGAGGGAAAACGTATACGGCTTCCACTTGGCTTCTTCGTCATGCGCTCGACAAAAGGAAAAAAATTCTCTGGCTTGCCCATCGGCAGACACTTCTTGACCAAGCTGCTGAATCCTTCCAGAAATTTGCCTACGCTGCTGAAATTCCCCACATATCGTCTTTCCGCTATCGTATTGTGTCCGGTTCATCGAATCATGATAAAACGATCAACATTGATCCGAAGGACGATTTGCTCATCATCAGCAAGGACAGTATTGGCAGGGAGACCAATCTGGCGCGTCTTGCCCCGTGGCTTGCGGGAGAGGACGAGATTTTCCTCGTCGTGGATGAAGCCCATCACTCCACGGCAAAAACATATCGGCGCGTCATTGATTTCGTCAAGGAAAAGGTGGAGCATGTGAAACTGATTGGTCTCACGGCGACGCCCTTCCGTACTGCCGAGAATGAACAGGGGCTTTTGGCGCGTATCTATAAAGACGGCATGTCAGGTGGTAAATCGAAGAAAAATGACATCGGCATTGCCTACAAAATCGATCTCAAGGAACTCATCAATCGACAAATCCTCTCGCATCCTCATTTTGAAACATACTATACGGATGAGGAGTATGGCAAAGATTTGGGGCTTGAGGCGTTGGAAAGCATCCAGAACCTTGATACACTTTCTCCCGAGCTGTCCCAAAGCATCGCGGAGAGCGGGCCGCGCAACAAGCTGATTGTGGATACCTATTTGAAGAAGGCTGACGAATATGGGCAGACCATTGTCTTTGCCGTCAGTATTGACCATGCGATTGCTCTTGCAAAACTGTTCAACAAGGCGGGCATTAAGGCAGAGTACATCGTATCTTCCATTAAAGATATGGGAACGGGTGTGACCATCAGTGCCAAGGAAAACGATCGCAAACTCGAAGCCTTCCGCAGCGGTGATGTAGAGGTTTTGGTGAATGTAAATATTCTCACCGAGGGCGTTGATCTGCCCATGACGAAAACCGTGTTCCTCGCCCGTCCGACCGTGTCTACCATTCTTATGACACAGATGATCGGCCGTGCGCTGCGCGGTGAAAAAGCGGGCGGCACCAATATCGCCTACATTGTCTCTTTTGTTGATAACTGGAATGAACATATCGCATGGGTCAGTCCGGATACAATTTTTGTCGGAGATAGCGAGTGGCCGCCGAAGGATAGTCCGGAGTATAAAAAGCAACAAATTCGATGGATCGCAATTTCCAAAATCGAGGAATTCGCTGCTGTCCTAAACGATGCGATCGATACCACACAGCTTGAGGCGGTTTCTTTTTGGGAGCTTATTCCCGTGGGAATGTATGCGTTCCAATACATCAACGAGGAGGGGGTCGATTTCTCCTATCAGGTCATGGTGTACAACAGCACCCAAGATGCCTATGAGGAAATGATGCAGGCACTCCCAGTGCTGTTTGAGGGAATCCATACCGACGACGAATATCTCTCCGACGATGCGCTGAACAAATTGGAGGCGGAATGCAAAAAGCGTTTTTTCCATCGTGATATGGTGCCGCCCTACGACCCCAGAGATGTGCGGCATATCTTGACATACTACGCGCAGAAGGAATCCGAGCCAAAATTCTATACGTTTGACCAAGTGGATCGAAGCAAGCTGGATGTTCCTGCGATTGCCAAGTACATTTGGGACGAAGATCTTGGACAAAAGAAGACAAAGGAATACCTCGATCAACTTTGGGAAGGCATCGACGATAATCTTCTGCAGCTGTTTTTTGGAAAAAAGATATATTTTCTTAACAGAGTGCGTATTGAACTTATGAAGCTCACTGACCCGGATATTTATGCGTCGAAGTCGAATGTGACTTACGATCAAATAACCTTAGAGGACCTTCCTTTGGATAAAATCAAGGAATTTGATCCTGCATTGGAAAAAGAATTGCGGGAGGGGGCTTTTGCCAAGGCGAAAGTTCCTTCCGGCTATGTTTGTGCGCATTGCGGAAACGTATTTCCTGATCGGCGATACCTCAATGTAGACCATATCATCCCCATGAACCAGGGAGGGCTCTCTGTGCCCGAGAATTTGCAGATTCTTTGTCGTAGCTGCAACGCCAAGAAGGGCGACCGCTTGGAAGGGAAATACTGA
- a CDS encoding L-lactate dehydrogenase gives MSVNRGKVVIIGTSNVGSAVLNKITDFQLASEIALIDLDMDRARGEALDTSHAMSSPYSTNIKIHPGTYEDCRDAAFIVITAGPSILPGETPDRLKLASTNTKIMRSIFSEIVKYTKEAMIIMITNPLDVATYVVSTEFDYPREKILGTGTMLETYRFRYLLAEHYAMDPKNIHGYVLGEHGNDAFVAWSTVNCAGLGIDHLDEYFHFKEKLNRRDVEQGLIQAAYDVINLKGFTNTGIAMVACRFIKAILYNEHTILPCAAVMNGEYGMKDVALSIPRMIAQDGIVRSFEVRLADEEMEKLRRAQKSVRAALDGAGVK, from the coding sequence ATGTCAGTCAACAGGGGAAAAGTTGTCATCATCGGAACGAGCAACGTCGGTTCTGCCGTACTCAACAAGATCACGGATTTTCAGCTTGCCTCGGAGATCGCGCTGATTGATCTCGACATGGATCGCGCGCGCGGCGAGGCGCTTGACACGAGCCACGCCATGTCCTCGCCATACAGCACGAACATCAAGATTCATCCGGGCACATACGAGGACTGCCGGGACGCGGCGTTTATCGTTATCACCGCAGGACCGTCGATTCTGCCTGGCGAGACGCCCGACCGCCTAAAGCTCGCGAGCACAAACACAAAGATCATGCGCTCCATATTCTCCGAGATCGTGAAATACACGAAGGAAGCCATGATCATCATGATTACGAACCCTCTCGATGTTGCGACCTACGTCGTCTCGACCGAGTTCGACTATCCGCGCGAAAAGATCCTCGGCACGGGTACAATGCTCGAAACATACCGTTTCCGCTACCTCCTCGCCGAACACTATGCGATGGATCCGAAGAACATCCACGGCTACGTGCTCGGCGAGCACGGCAATGACGCCTTTGTTGCGTGGTCGACCGTCAACTGTGCGGGGCTTGGCATCGACCATCTCGACGAGTATTTTCATTTCAAGGAAAAGCTCAACCGCCGCGATGTCGAGCAGGGGCTCATCCAGGCCGCCTACGATGTCATCAACCTCAAGGGCTTTACGAATACGGGCATCGCGATGGTCGCCTGCCGCTTCATCAAGGCGATCCTCTACAACGAACATACAATCCTGCCCTGTGCTGCCGTCATGAACGGCGAGTACGGAATGAAGGATGTAGCGCTCTCCATCCCACGCATGATCGCGCAGGACGGCATCGTGCGGTCATTTGAAGTGCGCCTTGCGGACGAGGAGATGGAAAAACTCCGCCGCGCACAGAAGAGTGTCCGCGCAGCGCTTGACGGAGCGGGTGTGAAGTAA
- a CDS encoding winged helix-turn-helix transcriptional regulator, with amino-acid sequence MERGSCVPQGTEIVQTGFHYTLSLIGGKYKMAILYLLAEHGVLRHNAIHRRIAGIPYKTLAVVLKELAADGLVVRTEYPQVPPKVEYALTERGRSLIPILHSMCDWGEQHRDDLR; translated from the coding sequence ATGGAGCGTGGAAGCTGCGTGCCGCAGGGAACAGAGATCGTACAGACGGGATTTCACTACACATTGTCCCTGATCGGCGGCAAGTACAAGATGGCGATTCTCTATCTGCTCGCCGAGCACGGTGTACTTCGTCATAACGCGATTCATCGGCGGATTGCAGGGATTCCGTACAAGACGCTCGCTGTCGTGCTGAAGGAACTCGCGGCGGATGGGCTTGTCGTGCGGACGGAGTATCCGCAGGTACCGCCCAAGGTGGAGTATGCCCTCACGGAGCGCGGGCGGTCGCTTATCCCGATCCTGCACAGCATGTGTGACTGGGGCGAGCAGCATAGGGATGACTTACGATAA
- a CDS encoding NAD(P)H-dependent oxidoreductase, with the protein MKTLIIAAHPNLEESVINKRWLTELRKYPDLCTIHTLAACYPNGRIDVEREHRLIEAHGSLVFQFPIYWFSCPPLLKTWFDEVLTHGWAYGRNGGDKLEGRKVALAVTTGVRAEDYSIDGRYHYTLAQLLAPFETTLRYYCRADYQPFFAFYGAELVPGEDYHSTTGEIERSAENYARFVAALS; encoded by the coding sequence ATGAAGACATTGATTATCGCCGCGCATCCGAATCTCGAAGAGTCCGTCATCAACAAGCGATGGCTGACAGAGCTGCGCAAATATCCTGACCTCTGTACGATCCACACGCTTGCCGCGTGCTATCCCAACGGGCGAATTGATGTGGAGCGCGAGCATCGGCTCATCGAGGCGCACGGCAGCCTGGTCTTTCAGTTCCCGATCTACTGGTTCTCCTGCCCGCCGCTGCTGAAGACATGGTTCGACGAGGTGCTGACGCACGGCTGGGCATACGGGAGAAACGGCGGGGATAAATTGGAGGGGCGCAAGGTCGCGCTCGCGGTCACAACGGGCGTGCGCGCGGAGGATTACAGCATCGACGGACGATACCACTATACGCTCGCGCAGCTGCTCGCCCCGTTTGAAACGACACTGCGGTACTACTGCCGCGCCGACTATCAGCCGTTCTTCGCCTTTTACGGTGCGGAGCTTGTGCCGGGCGAGGACTATCACTCGACGACAGGGGAGATTGAGCGCAGCGCGGAGAACTACGCGCGTTTTGTGGCGGCGTTATCGTAA